A part of Rhinoderma darwinii isolate aRhiDar2 chromosome 1, aRhiDar2.hap1, whole genome shotgun sequence genomic DNA contains:
- the LOC142759798 gene encoding perilipin-3-like yields MSTNGTEPSAQVDETPEQQNVVGRVTHLPLVSSACSVVSAAYNSTKDSHPYIRNVCDVAEKGAKTLTDAAVTGSKPLLSRLEPQIATANELACKGLDKLESTLPILHQPTEKVVSDTKELVTGARDTVVGTVTGARDTVTSAVSGIMDMAAGAVQGSMDVTRSVVSSVMDTHVGQFVTSSLDTVLGKSEEWADHYLPMTDEELSQLASTVEGFEVTPLQQQREQQSYYVRLGSLSSRLRHRAYQHSLGKVRSAQITTVATLAQLHQTIDLMETVKQSVHGGQEKLHQLWLEWSLKQSGTTSEDVETEPEQPLDSRVLSMTRMLTKQIQTTCFSLVSGAQGLPANIQDRMQQLRQTAQDLHASFSSAHSLGDISAGILIQSRERAAKVHDHVNELLSYVVANTPLTWLVGPFAPQLVEHPETPEDPEKRQ; encoded by the exons ATGTCAACAAACGGAACGGAACCCTCTGCCCAGGTGGATGAGACTCCCGAGCAACAG AATGTGGTGGGACGTGTTACACATCTACCTCTTGTCAGCTCTGCATGCAGTGTGGTGAGTGCGGCCTACAATTCTACTAAGGATAGTCACCCGTACATCCGCAACGTTTGTGATGTTGCTGAGAAAGGAGCAAAGACCTTAACTGATGCTGCAGTAACTGGATCAAAGCCTCTTCTAAGCCGACTGGAGCCGCAAA TTGCAACTGCAAATGAACTTGCCTGCAAAGGTTTAGACAAACTGGAATCAACACTGCCTATACTTCACCAGCCAACTGAGAAG GTTGTGTCTGACACAAAGGAGCTGGTGACTGGAGCTCGTGATACTGTAGTTGGTACGGTGACTGGTGCCCGTGATACTGTCACAAGTGCAGTGTCTGGTATAATGGACATGGCAGCTGGTGCAGTACAGGGAAGCATGGACGTGACTCGGTCTGTAGTCTCATCAGTGATGGACACGCATGTAGGGCAGTTTGTAACCAGCAGCCTGGATACAGTCTTGGGGAAGTCTGAGGAGTGGGCCGATCACTACCTTCCTATGACAGATGAAGAGCTGT CTCAACTTGCCTCCACTGTAGAGGGGTTTGAAGTAACTCCACTTCAACAACAAAGGGAACAGCAGAGTTACTATGTTCGTTTGGGTTCTTTGTCTTCTCGTCTGCGTCATCGAGCATACCAGCATTCTCTGGGCAAGGTGAGGAGTGCCCAGATCACCACTGTGGCAACTCTAGCACAGCTTCACCAAACTATTGACCTG ATGGAAACAGTCAAGCAGAGCGTTCATGGTGGCCAAGAGAAACTGCACCAGCTGTGGCTGGAATGGAGTCTCAAGCAATCGGGAACCACATCTGAAGATGTGGAGACTGAACCTGAACAG CCTTTGGATTCTCGAGTGTTATCCATGACCCGTATGCTGACCAAGCAAATACAAACTACTTGCTTTAGTCTAGTCTCCGGGGCACAGGGTCTTCCAGCCAACATACAGGACCGAATGCAACAACTCCGGCAAACTGCTCAGGACCTTCATGCTTCCTTCTCCTCTGCTCACTCACTTGGAGATATTTCTGCAGGAATTCTGATACAAAGCAGAGAACGAGCCGCAAAAGTCCATGACCACGTGAATGAGCTTTTAAGCTATGTGGTGGCAAATACTCCCTTGACGTGGCTGGTAGGCCCTTTTGCCCCTCAGCTGGTTGAACATCCAGAAACGCCTGAAGATCCTGAGAAGCGGCAATAA